One Parageobacillus sp. KH3-4 genomic region harbors:
- a CDS encoding nucleotide pyrophosphohydrolase: MEHLQQKIIEFRDARNWKQFHTPKDLAISLCLEAGELLENFQWKSSEEAVQTNLENIKDEIADVVIYALLLSHELGIDLEKAVMDKIKKNERKYPVEKSFGSKKKYTEL, from the coding sequence ATGGAACACTTGCAACAAAAAATCATTGAATTTCGTGATGCGCGTAATTGGAAACAGTTTCATACCCCAAAAGACTTAGCGATTTCATTATGCCTAGAAGCAGGAGAGCTACTGGAAAATTTCCAGTGGAAAAGCAGCGAAGAAGCTGTACAAACAAACTTAGAAAATATAAAAGACGAAATTGCCGATGTAGTCATTTATGCACTCCTGCTATCACATGAACTAGGGATTGACCTAGAAAAAGCTGTTATGGATAAAATAAAGAAAAATGAACGAAAGTATCCAGTTGAGAAATCGTTTGGATCAAAAAAGAAATATACCGAATTATAA
- a CDS encoding methyl-accepting chemotaxis protein — protein MFVLKHLLKKEENKNIHHPSSRDDRHAAGQIEVAADQLKGIIEQMKLAAVSLNQTSASSKQSTIELMRHLEETVKDTLQVSEKMRMIESFALKISAASQEIHSSSQLFYEELVHSWNALKKLQDEMEQLRESHRVLLQQMDSLVNRSQKINQILSTIGSISQRTSILALHASIEAARTGEHGKGFSVVANEVGKLAGQTSKAVEQTREILSVIQKEIASTTGMVKKETEQIENGSKEMINVLGILDSFKDKLSDITARFGASGGRTNRKRPKNRGLIEDDFQHGDGK, from the coding sequence ATGTTTGTATTAAAACATTTGTTAAAAAAGGAAGAAAATAAAAATATCCATCATCCATCTTCGCGGGATGATCGACATGCTGCGGGACAAATCGAAGTCGCGGCCGATCAGTTGAAAGGAATTATCGAACAAATGAAATTGGCGGCGGTTTCCTTAAATCAAACATCCGCGTCAAGCAAACAGAGTACGATCGAACTGATGCGCCACCTTGAAGAGACGGTGAAAGACACGCTGCAAGTATCGGAAAAAATGAGAATGATTGAATCGTTCGCCTTAAAAATTTCTGCGGCTTCGCAAGAAATTCACTCGAGCAGCCAATTGTTTTATGAAGAATTGGTTCATTCGTGGAACGCGCTAAAAAAGCTGCAAGATGAAATGGAGCAATTGCGCGAAAGCCATCGCGTTTTGCTGCAGCAAATGGATAGCTTGGTGAACCGCTCGCAAAAAATCAATCAAATTCTTTCGACGATCGGTTCTATTTCACAACGAACGAGCATTCTTGCATTACACGCCAGCATTGAAGCGGCAAGGACAGGAGAGCACGGAAAAGGCTTTTCGGTCGTGGCGAATGAAGTGGGGAAATTGGCCGGCCAAACGTCAAAAGCCGTTGAACAAACGCGGGAAATTTTGTCCGTTATACAAAAAGAAATCGCCTCGACAACAGGCATGGTGAAGAAAGAAACCGAACAAATCGAAAACGGTTCAAAGGAAATGATAAACGTCCTTGGCATTTTGGATTCGTTTAAAGATAAGTTAAGCGATATCACCGCGAGATTCGGCGCAAGCGGTGGACGCACAAACAGAAAGCGTCCAAAAAATCGCGGTCTTATTGAAGACGATTTCCAACATGGCGATGGAAAATAA
- a CDS encoding DUF2075 domain-containing protein: protein MIVYEATKEEFLNDVFEDKLVQNICENFKAKIGGINEREIRAWDNSMQYMYRVLSDHEIPSNTGIAIEFKIPHTSKRVDFLISGIDECNNHSVVIVELKQWESVEKVDGKEAIVKTMINRHFVETTHPSYQAWSYASLIKDYNETVQNDDIQLYPCAYLHNYIHLGKSDPVTDEIYQYYINKAPLFLKGDAAKLRSFIKRYIKYGDNKENLYKIENGRIRPSKSLQDSLNSMLKGNQEFIMIDDQKVVYEEALQLAAKAVNTNQKQVLIVEGGPGTGKSVLAINLLVELTNRNLVCQYVTKNAAPRKVYARKLKGDFRKNHIDNLFTSSGSYVNALSNEFDVLIVDEAHRLNEKSGMFQNLGENQIKEIIHASKLAIFFIDERQRVTLKDIGSIEMIQKFANEYKASITKMKLESQFRCNGSDGYLAWIDDVLQIRKTANYNYFDSNYDFRIYSNPNEMRKEIERLNKVNNKSRIVAGYCWDWIKEGKNNPNIHDIVIPEYNFRMSWNLASSETWAIDENSVHQAGCIHTCQGLEFDYVGVIIGDDLIYKDGQVQTDYTKRAKTDQSLKGLRKMMKEKPEEALKLADEIIRNTYRTLLTRGQKGCFVYCTNKELENYLRKRLNEVQYVTYPNSNSMVAEEWGEY from the coding sequence ATGATTGTGTATGAAGCAACGAAAGAAGAATTTTTAAATGATGTATTTGAGGATAAGCTCGTACAAAATATTTGCGAAAATTTTAAAGCCAAAATTGGCGGAATAAACGAGCGTGAGATTCGGGCATGGGATAATTCAATGCAATATATGTATCGCGTATTGAGTGATCATGAAATTCCAAGCAATACAGGAATAGCGATTGAATTTAAAATTCCTCATACTTCTAAAAGAGTAGACTTTCTTATTTCTGGGATAGATGAGTGTAATAACCATTCTGTCGTCATTGTCGAATTAAAACAATGGGAAAGTGTAGAAAAGGTAGATGGTAAAGAAGCGATAGTAAAGACGATGATTAATCGTCATTTTGTAGAGACAACTCACCCATCTTATCAAGCATGGTCTTATGCGTCTTTGATTAAAGATTACAATGAAACCGTCCAAAATGATGATATTCAGCTTTATCCGTGCGCCTATTTACATAATTATATCCATTTAGGGAAAAGTGACCCCGTGACTGACGAGATATATCAATATTATATAAATAAAGCTCCTCTATTTTTAAAAGGAGATGCTGCTAAGTTACGTTCCTTTATAAAACGATATATAAAATACGGGGATAACAAGGAGAATCTCTATAAAATTGAAAACGGACGCATTCGCCCATCAAAGTCTCTCCAAGATTCTTTGAATAGTATGCTAAAAGGTAATCAAGAATTTATCATGATCGATGACCAAAAGGTTGTATACGAAGAAGCGCTTCAATTAGCAGCGAAAGCAGTTAATACAAATCAAAAACAAGTGCTGATTGTCGAAGGTGGTCCGGGAACAGGGAAGTCCGTCTTGGCGATTAATCTGCTTGTCGAATTGACTAACCGCAATCTAGTTTGTCAATACGTTACGAAAAACGCTGCACCAAGAAAAGTATATGCTCGAAAGCTAAAAGGTGATTTTCGAAAAAATCATATTGATAATTTGTTTACTAGTTCTGGGAGCTATGTTAATGCGCTTTCGAATGAATTTGACGTTCTTATTGTTGATGAAGCACACCGTCTTAATGAGAAATCAGGCATGTTTCAGAATCTTGGAGAAAACCAAATAAAAGAAATTATCCATGCATCAAAACTGGCTATTTTTTTCATCGATGAACGACAACGTGTTACATTAAAGGATATTGGAAGTATAGAGATGATTCAAAAATTCGCGAACGAATATAAAGCAAGCATAACTAAAATGAAACTCGAATCTCAATTTCGCTGCAACGGCTCCGATGGTTATTTAGCTTGGATTGATGATGTGTTGCAAATACGTAAAACAGCAAACTACAATTACTTCGACAGCAATTATGATTTTCGGATTTACTCCAATCCGAATGAAATGCGTAAAGAAATCGAAAGGCTAAATAAAGTAAACAATAAATCCCGTATAGTAGCCGGATATTGTTGGGATTGGATCAAAGAAGGAAAAAACAACCCAAATATTCACGATATTGTTATTCCCGAATATAACTTTAGAATGAGTTGGAATCTTGCCAGTTCCGAAACATGGGCAATTGATGAAAATTCTGTTCACCAGGCAGGCTGCATCCATACGTGCCAAGGACTAGAGTTTGACTATGTAGGCGTCATTATTGGGGATGATTTAATCTATAAAGACGGACAAGTTCAAACAGATTATACGAAGCGCGCTAAAACGGACCAATCATTGAAAGGTTTGAGAAAAATGATGAAGGAAAAACCAGAAGAGGCTTTGAAACTTGCGGATGAAATTATTCGAAATACATACAGAACTTTATTGACACGAGGCCAGAAAGGATGTTTTGTCTATTGCACTAATAAAGAGTTAGAAAATTATTTGAGAAAACGATTAAATGAGGTTCAATATGTAACTTATCCTAATTCAAATTCAATGGTAGCAGAAGAGTGGGGAGAATACTGA
- the gabP gene encoding GABA permease, with protein sequence MIGHNASLQKGLKERHMTMIAIAGVIGAGLFVGSGAVIHSTGPGAIVSYALAGCLVILVMGMLGEMAAAHPTSGSFSAYAHDAIGPWAGFTIGWLYWFFWVIVIAIEANAGASIIQYWLKDIPIWLLSLILTILLTLTNIWSVKSYGEFEYWFAFIKVMSIVLFLIIGVAFIFGLYPGSTPIGLKNLIGHGGFMPHGISSILSGIVVVIFSFVGTEIVTIAAGESDEPQEAVSRATKSVMWRILVFYIGSIAVVVTLLPWNSANVLKSPFVAVLEHIGIPAAAQIMNFIVLTAVLSCLNSGLYTTSRMLYSLAEKGEAPRQFLKLNKNGVPARAVMASTFFAYIAVIMNYVSPDKVFLFLVNSSGAIALLVYLVIAVSQLRMRKKLEHHTPEALKIKMWLFPYLTYFTILILLVILTSMLFIKSMVSQLLLTLLITVIVIISYFAFAKKRVEINYRQQASPLIKDK encoded by the coding sequence ATGATTGGGCACAACGCTAGCTTACAAAAAGGATTGAAAGAACGTCACATGACAATGATCGCCATAGCCGGGGTCATCGGTGCAGGTCTTTTTGTGGGGAGCGGAGCCGTCATCCATTCCACAGGCCCGGGAGCGATTGTTTCCTATGCATTAGCCGGATGTTTAGTCATTCTTGTAATGGGGATGTTAGGGGAAATGGCTGCAGCTCATCCGACGAGCGGTTCCTTTTCCGCATATGCACACGATGCTATTGGTCCTTGGGCTGGATTCACCATCGGATGGCTCTATTGGTTTTTCTGGGTGATAGTGATTGCCATTGAAGCAAATGCAGGTGCTTCTATTATTCAATATTGGTTGAAGGATATTCCTATATGGTTATTAAGCTTAATTCTTACCATATTATTAACGCTCACAAATATTTGGTCAGTGAAATCTTACGGAGAATTTGAGTACTGGTTTGCCTTTATCAAAGTCATGAGCATTGTTTTGTTTTTAATTATCGGAGTTGCTTTCATATTCGGCCTCTATCCTGGCAGCACCCCAATTGGATTGAAAAATCTCATCGGACATGGAGGATTTATGCCCCATGGCATCAGTTCCATCCTTTCCGGAATTGTCGTGGTGATTTTTTCGTTCGTTGGGACAGAAATTGTTACGATTGCCGCGGGAGAATCCGACGAACCGCAAGAAGCGGTCTCTAGAGCGACAAAGTCAGTTATGTGGAGAATTCTAGTCTTTTATATTGGCTCCATTGCCGTGGTAGTCACTTTATTGCCTTGGAACTCGGCAAACGTTTTAAAAAGCCCCTTTGTTGCGGTGCTTGAACACATTGGCATCCCGGCCGCAGCCCAAATCATGAATTTTATTGTATTAACAGCCGTCCTATCTTGTTTAAATTCGGGACTATATACGACTTCACGAATGCTTTATTCTCTGGCCGAGAAAGGGGAAGCCCCTCGGCAATTTCTTAAACTGAATAAAAACGGCGTACCAGCACGGGCCGTTATGGCCAGCACATTCTTTGCATATATAGCAGTCATCATGAATTATGTTTCGCCGGACAAAGTGTTTTTATTTCTTGTGAATTCCTCCGGAGCCATAGCGCTTCTTGTCTATCTAGTCATTGCTGTTTCACAATTGCGTATGCGCAAAAAACTGGAACATCACACCCCTGAAGCATTAAAGATCAAAATGTGGCTATTCCCGTACTTGACTTATTTCACGATCTTGATTTTATTGGTTATACTAACCTCTATGCTGTTTATCAAGTCTATGGTTTCACAATTGCTACTGACGCTCTTAATTACTGTCATAGTTATTATCTCTTACTTCGCATTTGCTAAAAAGCGTGTAGAAATCAACTACCGCCAACAAGCATCTCCGCTAATTAAAGACAAATGA
- a CDS encoding PDC sensor domain-containing protein — MAMENKEYARKVALDMDHQHQNVEQIMSINDALEKTSNELQSLIKNYEASVVIHVDETVIDNTKKELFRLLQSRPLYEMNQQQHKKFLDEFLQSHPHVEAIWSNKLDGTFVYSNPPAGLVNAKARPWFMEASKGRTYVSNIYTSALTKRPCITISSPIFHHKQIVGVIGVDVSVQIVDR; from the coding sequence ATGGCGATGGAAAATAAGGAATACGCGCGTAAAGTCGCGTTAGACATGGATCATCAGCACCAAAACGTCGAGCAAATCATGTCTATCAACGACGCTTTAGAAAAAACGTCCAATGAACTGCAAAGCCTTATCAAAAACTATGAAGCCAGCGTTGTCATTCATGTCGATGAAACGGTCATTGACAATACAAAAAAAGAGCTTTTCCGTCTTCTTCAATCCCGCCCGCTATATGAGATGAATCAACAACAACATAAAAAATTTCTCGATGAATTTTTGCAATCACATCCGCATGTTGAAGCAATATGGTCCAACAAATTAGACGGGACGTTCGTTTACTCTAATCCTCCTGCGGGCCTTGTGAATGCGAAAGCGCGTCCATGGTTTATGGAAGCAAGCAAAGGCCGGACGTATGTTTCCAACATTTATACTTCCGCTTTGACAAAACGCCCTTGCATCACGATTTCATCTCCGATTTTCCATCATAAACAAATCGTTGGGGTGATTGGGGTTGATGTATCTGTCCAAATTGTAGATCGTTAG